Proteins encoded together in one Thermoplasmatales archaeon BRNA1 window:
- a CDS encoding endoribonuclease L-PSP, with protein MNMAIERIETEEAPLAVGPYSQGISAGNLVFTAGEIPVDPHTGAVGETIEEQANQALKNVIAVLEAGHVAKDGIVSVTVYLTDIEDFQTVNLIYKDYFGEPYPARSCVEVSNLPKGVKIMVSAIGVRTE; from the coding sequence ATGAACATGGCCATCGAAAGAATCGAGACCGAAGAAGCCCCCCTCGCGGTGGGCCCCTACTCCCAGGGAATCTCTGCCGGGAACCTCGTGTTCACCGCGGGCGAGATCCCCGTCGACCCCCACACCGGTGCTGTCGGCGAGACCATCGAAGAGCAGGCCAACCAGGCCCTGAAGAACGTCATCGCAGTCCTGGAGGCGGGACATGTCGCTAAGGACGGTATAGTGTCCGTCACCGTGTACCTGACCGACATCGAGGACTTCCAGACCGTGAACCTGATTTACAAGGATTACTTCGGGGAGCCCTACCCGGCCAGAAGCTGCGTGGAGGTCTCCAACCTCCCGAAGGGCGTCAAGATCATGGTCTCCGCCATCG
- a CDS encoding homoserine O-succinyltransferase: MPIKVPNDLPAATVLEEENLFVMRQDRADTQDIRPLEIIVLNLMPTKVETEIQIMRLLSNTPLQINVTLLQMSTHVSKNISQEYLDKFYATFDEVKDRKWDGLIITGAPVENIDFSEVDYWDELCEIMDWSVKNVFSTMHICWGAQAGLYHHYGVDKYPLEEKMSGVFPHRALVGDDPLLRGCDDVFWFPHSRHTEVRARDILKNPHLHIIAVSDEAGVGIVISEKANQVFITGHMEYDAKTLSYEYYRDLGRGMNPHVPYHYFPDDDPSRDPLMTWRSTANLIFGNWLNYYIYQNTPFDLNDVGKE, translated from the coding sequence ATGCCGATCAAAGTACCTAACGACCTGCCCGCCGCCACAGTCCTCGAGGAGGAGAACCTCTTCGTCATGAGGCAGGACAGGGCGGACACCCAGGACATCCGTCCCCTGGAGATCATCGTCCTGAATCTCATGCCTACCAAGGTGGAGACCGAGATCCAGATCATGAGGCTGCTCTCCAACACCCCTCTCCAGATCAACGTCACCCTGCTGCAGATGTCCACCCACGTCAGCAAGAACATCTCCCAGGAGTACCTGGACAAGTTCTACGCCACATTCGACGAGGTCAAGGACAGGAAATGGGACGGCCTCATCATCACAGGGGCGCCCGTGGAGAACATCGACTTCAGCGAGGTCGACTACTGGGACGAGCTCTGCGAGATCATGGATTGGTCCGTAAAGAACGTCTTCAGCACCATGCACATCTGCTGGGGTGCCCAGGCCGGACTGTACCACCACTACGGGGTCGACAAGTACCCCCTGGAAGAGAAGATGTCCGGGGTGTTCCCCCACAGGGCGCTGGTCGGCGACGACCCCCTCCTTAGGGGATGCGACGACGTCTTCTGGTTCCCCCACTCCCGCCACACCGAGGTCAGGGCGAGGGACATCCTCAAGAACCCCCACCTCCACATCATCGCCGTCTCCGATGAGGCGGGCGTAGGCATAGTGATCAGCGAGAAGGCCAACCAGGTTTTCATCACCGGACACATGGAGTACGACGCCAAGACCCTGTCCTACGAGTACTACAGGGACCTTGGAAGGGGAATGAACCCCCACGTACCCTACCACTACTTCCCCGACGACGACCCCTCCAGGGACCCGCTGATGACCTGGAGGAGCACCGCCAACCTGATATTCGGGAACTGGCTGAACTACTACATCTATCAGAACACGCCGTTCGACCTGAACGACGTAGGAAAGGAATGA
- a CDS encoding cysteine synthase has product MAIFNSITETIGNTPLVRLGRMSPAGSSVYVKIERGNPGGSIKDRAVLSIINDAEAKGRLSPGGTIIEPTSGNTGIAIAMIAAARGYKAVMVMPDTMTKERIALMKAYGAEVVLTPGKLGMQGSVDKANELCACTPNSIIAGQFDNPANILAHRTTTGREILADLPDVDFVVAGFGTGGTASGIAWALKDAGSDGKVIAVEPAESALVSSGSAGPHKIQGIGANFVPGNLDRDVVGTIETVKGDDAVATARRLAREEGIFCGISAGANVFKAIEIAQRHPGSKVVAILPDGGDKYVSTGIYD; this is encoded by the coding sequence ATGGCAATCTTCAACAGCATCACCGAGACCATAGGGAACACTCCCCTAGTGCGCCTCGGTAGGATGTCTCCCGCGGGAAGCTCCGTGTATGTGAAAATCGAGAGGGGAAACCCCGGGGGGTCCATCAAGGACCGTGCGGTTCTCTCGATCATCAACGATGCTGAGGCCAAGGGCAGACTGTCCCCAGGAGGGACCATCATCGAACCCACGTCCGGGAACACCGGAATCGCTATCGCCATGATAGCCGCAGCGAGGGGCTACAAGGCCGTCATGGTCATGCCCGACACGATGACCAAGGAGCGCATAGCGCTCATGAAGGCCTACGGGGCGGAGGTCGTCCTCACCCCCGGGAAACTCGGAATGCAGGGCAGCGTCGACAAGGCAAACGAGCTCTGCGCATGCACACCCAACTCGATCATCGCGGGACAGTTCGACAACCCCGCCAACATCCTCGCCCACCGCACCACCACCGGAAGGGAGATCCTCGCAGACCTCCCCGACGTTGACTTCGTGGTTGCGGGATTCGGGACCGGAGGCACCGCCTCGGGTATCGCATGGGCGCTGAAGGATGCTGGATCCGACGGGAAGGTCATCGCCGTAGAGCCCGCGGAGAGCGCACTGGTCTCCTCGGGGTCCGCCGGGCCCCATAAGATACAGGGCATCGGGGCGAACTTCGTCCCCGGGAACCTTGACAGGGACGTCGTCGGCACCATCGAGACCGTGAAGGGTGACGACGCTGTCGCAACTGCCCGCAGGCTCGCCCGCGAAGAAGGGATCTTCTGCGGAATATCCGCGGGAGCGAACGTATTCAAGGCGATCGAGATCGCACAGAGACACCCCGGCTCCAAGGTCGTGGCCATCCTCCCGGACGGCGGCGACAAGTACGTGAGCACGGGGATATACGACTGA